Part of the Candidatus Omnitrophota bacterium genome is shown below.
AAGCCAGGCAATTAACGCGTTTATCCGCCTTGGGCTTTGCTTCTGCTTCTTTTACTTTGGGTGCTTCCGGTGCCATGACTTATCTTCCTTTCATTTAGTTAAATTTGCCCAAGTTGCATATTGATAAAATCTTTAAGGTATATTTGTTCGTGCAGATTAAACTCGACAAACTCTATACCCATTTGATTGCGATTAGAATGCGACAGGGGCGTTGACCAGGCTATTTTACCAACAGGCCTGAGTACGCGGTTTAAAACATTAATTTCAAGCATTACCGCGGTAGAAGTGGGAACAAACCTGTCGTTAGTAAACCTTAAACCGCCGCAGCTTATGTCATTAGTGAGAGCGCTATTAAAATCCGGCTTGCCTCTGATCTGATACTGTATCTTTGAATGAAAATCTATCCGGGGAAAACAACGATTTTCTTTCTGTCTTGCCAAAAACACCATAAAAAAATATAACACATATTCGTAAATATGTCAATACTTTACAAAAGGTGCAATAAAAAGGCCTCCTTTTAAATCTCAAAAAGAGGCCTTTTATTAATATCTAAAAAAATAAATTAGTTCTGGTTTTCGATTGAGACTAGGCTCAGCTCATCCCCAACCTGCTTGGCAGTAACGGTTACCTGTAACTTGCTGTCAGCTACTTTAAGAAACTCTGCAACTTTGGCGTTGGAATTTTTATCGAATTTGTAAAGCTTGCCGTCTGCAAAAATAGAATAACCACTCTCAATGCATCCGGGTTTTAAAGCACACTCCTTGGTATGTGTCTTGACAAATTCAGCCAGAGTGTCTTTATTAGCGCCTGCGCACATATTGTCGATAACATCGCCCTTTAACGTCAAAACTTCAGGAGTAACGGCAACTGTAGTCGCAGTAGCGGTTGTCGCAGCTGTAGCCTCAGTAGCAGTTGTAGCAGCAGGCACAGCGGTATCCTCAGCAAAAGCTAAAGAGCTTACAAAACAAAAAGCAATAAGCACAAAA
Proteins encoded:
- a CDS encoding PilZ domain-containing protein is translated as MARQKENRCFPRIDFHSKIQYQIRGKPDFNSALTNDISCGGLRFTNDRFVPTSTAVMLEINVLNRVLRPVGKIAWSTPLSHSNRNQMGIEFVEFNLHEQIYLKDFINMQLGQI